From Spirochaeta isovalerica, the proteins below share one genomic window:
- a CDS encoding Maf family protein, giving the protein MEKIHLVSSSPRRQTLLTQMGIPFDVFPVETEEDMTRDIGPEVLARTIAEEKLHAFLKNPPIQVKWAVAADTFISYHDRRVGKPENRLEAERELLSLSGMTHQVLTGISLYRAKDRTILTEVDITDVTFRPLSAKEIAWYLDTEEWKGVAGSYRIQGKGECLISGINGSYSNVMGLPITRFYGMLTKLDFTFD; this is encoded by the coding sequence ATGGAAAAAATACATCTTGTGTCATCTTCTCCCAGGAGACAGACGCTGCTTACGCAGATGGGAATTCCCTTCGATGTCTTCCCGGTCGAAACAGAAGAGGATATGACCCGCGACATCGGCCCGGAAGTGCTGGCCAGAACCATAGCGGAAGAAAAGCTGCATGCCTTTCTGAAAAACCCGCCGATCCAGGTGAAATGGGCCGTTGCTGCCGATACTTTCATATCCTACCATGACCGCCGCGTAGGAAAACCTGAAAACAGACTTGAAGCGGAAAGGGAGCTTTTAAGCCTCTCAGGGATGACGCATCAGGTTTTAACGGGAATTTCATTATACAGAGCAAAAGACAGAACCATACTCACAGAAGTAGATATTACGGATGTAACCTTCCGCCCGTTATCGGCAAAAGAGATCGCCTGGTATCTCGATACGGAGGAATGGAAAGGGGTTGCCGGCTCCTACAGGATACAGGGAAAAGGCGAGTGTCTTATCAGCGGTATAAATGGCTCCTACAGCAATGTCATGGGGTTGCCAATCACCCGCTTTTATGGCATGTTAACAAAGTTGGACTTTACGTTCGACTAA
- a CDS encoding Do family serine endopeptidase, which produces MYKPTKIILVLLLSLVGISGLYSENPGSGSSDDSYMYAMQNKFREVARTTLPAVVEINVTEIVKQTIPGQSFSPFNFFGDSWPFSNPDQNNDNQAPQEREFKKEGLGSGVLVRRDGRKYFAVTNNHVVGEADEISVKLYDGRTFDATVVGTDSRTDLALITFESRESLPLMDMADSDRLMVGDIVFAVGNPLGFESTVTQGIVSALGRKAQEGSTIADFTDYIQTDAAINPGNSGGALVNLNGQLIGINTWIASRSGGSVGLGFAIPVNTVKRVVDDFVTKGRVEYGWLGVTIGNPPAEGMDFDGETGAFTGNIFAGSPAEKGGLLPGDLIIGVDGRKVESSDQLQRLIGTLPPGRDISLDIIRLGKKENIRVRLDARKSEQEIADDGGLWPGVYVSPLTDEIKDQLELSGRTRGVIVAYVAEGSSSAAAGIRQGDVITRVNSSRIADLTDFYKALNDDGDEINFRILRDGKEILLGIVK; this is translated from the coding sequence ATGTATAAACCAACAAAAATCATTCTTGTTCTGTTATTATCGCTGGTCGGAATTTCCGGTCTCTACAGTGAGAATCCCGGTTCGGGGAGCTCGGACGATTCCTATATGTACGCCATGCAGAACAAATTCAGGGAAGTGGCCAGAACAACACTCCCCGCCGTTGTCGAAATCAATGTGACGGAAATTGTCAAACAGACCATACCGGGGCAATCCTTTTCGCCCTTTAATTTTTTTGGAGATTCCTGGCCTTTCTCCAATCCCGATCAGAATAACGACAATCAGGCTCCCCAGGAAAGAGAATTCAAAAAAGAAGGACTGGGTTCCGGTGTCCTTGTAAGGCGCGACGGAAGAAAGTATTTTGCCGTAACCAATAACCATGTCGTGGGAGAAGCTGATGAAATCAGCGTCAAATTGTATGACGGCCGGACCTTCGATGCCACAGTGGTCGGTACGGACAGCCGGACAGACCTGGCTCTGATAACCTTCGAAAGCCGCGAAAGTCTGCCCTTGATGGATATGGCCGATTCCGATCGCCTGATGGTCGGGGATATCGTGTTCGCCGTCGGGAATCCTCTCGGTTTCGAATCGACTGTAACACAGGGTATCGTCAGCGCTCTGGGCAGAAAGGCACAGGAGGGAAGCACAATAGCCGACTTCACCGATTACATACAAACCGATGCCGCCATCAACCCGGGGAACTCGGGAGGCGCGCTGGTCAACCTGAACGGACAGCTTATCGGAATTAATACATGGATTGCATCCAGATCCGGCGGCAGCGTGGGATTGGGGTTTGCCATACCGGTCAACACTGTAAAAAGAGTTGTCGATGACTTCGTGACCAAAGGCCGGGTCGAATATGGCTGGCTTGGCGTGACAATAGGCAATCCCCCTGCGGAAGGAATGGATTTTGACGGCGAGACCGGAGCTTTCACAGGAAATATATTTGCCGGTTCACCTGCGGAAAAAGGCGGTCTCTTACCGGGAGACCTGATAATCGGAGTTGACGGCCGGAAAGTCGAATCAAGCGACCAGCTGCAGAGACTGATCGGAACACTTCCTCCGGGAAGAGATATTTCCCTCGATATCATAAGACTCGGAAAGAAAGAGAATATCAGGGTCAGACTTGATGCGCGGAAATCGGAGCAGGAAATCGCCGATGACGGAGGACTCTGGCCGGGTGTATACGTCAGCCCCCTTACTGATGAAATCAAGGATCAGCTTGAACTGTCCGGCCGGACAAGAGGCGTTATCGTCGCTTATGTAGCCGAAGGTTCTTCTTCAGCCGCGGCCGGAATACGGCAGGGCGATGTCATAACCAGAGTCAACAGCAGCAGAATTGCCGATTTGACGGATTTCTATAAAGCCCTGAACGACGATGGGGACGAGATAAACTTCCGGATACTCCGCGACGGTAAAGAGATCCTTCTGGGTATTGTGAAATAG
- a CDS encoding Hsp20/alpha crystallin family protein — protein sequence MDRKKEIENKKRRFPASTDIFQDEEAVVLTMEMPGVSKENLHIKVDKDLLIIHGERKADEDAGHYRIREIRQGDYYQEYTIDDTIDREKIEATISNGLVTLKLGVKESEKPRKITVQVK from the coding sequence ATGGACAGGAAAAAAGAAATAGAAAATAAAAAAAGGCGTTTTCCCGCATCGACTGATATATTCCAGGATGAAGAGGCCGTAGTCCTGACGATGGAAATGCCAGGGGTGAGCAAAGAGAACCTGCATATCAAAGTTGATAAGGACCTTCTTATTATTCATGGAGAAAGGAAAGCGGATGAAGATGCCGGGCACTACAGAATAAGGGAGATTCGTCAGGGAGATTACTACCAGGAGTACACCATCGATGACACAATAGACAGAGAGAAGATTGAAGCGACTATCAGCAACGGTCTGGTGACTTTAAAACTGGGTGTCAAAGAATCGGAAAAACCGAGAAAAATAACTGTTCAGGTTAAATGA
- a CDS encoding Hsp20/alpha crystallin family protein, which translates to MAIVKWKNPRLYDPWADLQNLQNEINDLFNYDRVPSSTGLFDRSVTPAIDFVEGENDYTVKCELPGLEQKDIDVSIASNVLTIKGSKEENKEEKKGKYYKKEIWSGSFQRTISLPATVDSSKISAELKDGLLTIILSRKEETKPKQISVSVK; encoded by the coding sequence ATGGCAATTGTTAAATGGAAAAACCCCAGACTTTACGATCCCTGGGCAGATCTTCAGAACCTGCAGAACGAGATCAATGATCTTTTCAATTATGATCGCGTTCCCAGCTCAACAGGATTGTTCGACCGCAGTGTGACTCCTGCAATTGATTTTGTTGAAGGAGAAAACGATTACACGGTCAAGTGTGAACTGCCCGGACTGGAACAGAAAGACATTGATGTCTCTATCGCGTCGAATGTCCTGACGATCAAAGGCTCAAAAGAGGAAAACAAAGAAGAGAAAAAAGGGAAATACTACAAAAAGGAAATCTGGAGCGGAAGCTTTCAGAGAACCATCTCTTTGCCGGCGACTGTTGATTCCTCAAAAATCTCCGCTGAACTGAAAGACGGCCTGTTAACCATTATTCTTTCCCGGAAAGAAGAAACGAAACCCAAACAGATTTCTGTGAGCGTGAAGTAG
- a CDS encoding YiiD C-terminal domain-containing protein, with product MKSDELQRYIEENIPLVAKAGFVIEESTCERVSVHGPFPENRNHHGSVFGGSISVISVLAGWLLVREIMEKENPQARIVISSQTLEYLRPLRKDFIAEAVKPDISDFGPFLKRLDAAGKARLEVQVLVREEEGSEPCARFQGTFHVAVD from the coding sequence ATGAAATCTGATGAGCTGCAGAGATATATTGAAGAAAATATCCCCCTGGTTGCCAAAGCGGGATTTGTTATAGAGGAATCGACCTGCGAGAGGGTTTCGGTTCATGGACCTTTTCCCGAAAACCGCAATCATCACGGTTCTGTTTTCGGGGGGAGCATAAGCGTTATCTCGGTGCTGGCAGGCTGGCTCCTCGTAAGGGAAATAATGGAAAAAGAGAATCCTCAGGCACGGATCGTCATCAGCAGCCAGACTCTCGAATATCTGCGTCCCCTGCGAAAAGACTTTATCGCCGAAGCCGTCAAGCCGGATATTTCGGATTTCGGTCCTTTTCTCAAGCGATTGGATGCTGCGGGGAAGGCCAGGCTTGAAGTTCAGGTCCTGGTCCGTGAGGAGGAGGGCTCTGAGCCCTGCGCGCGGTTTCAGGGAACATTTCACGTCGCCGTTGACTGA
- a CDS encoding DUF432 domain-containing protein: MNWKWGSQELPEEGLSINSNDLTLLRIKRVNEEILIAPGPVDDDTVFSRFIAGREAKIVLYPALPELPIVIKPQMPLSILPGLTFHCFVEVPLVFSISNVKGKKQELLTEVSVHNLSRSWFGDPWNGEVSYCLESPLNTDIEKYDQTETSIYCPVHIVNRSSQILALDRMLLRVPYLSVYQGRKRLYSNGTKISFRGQDQISQVTFYKGPPELEGSLKQITPPRQTDESGLLTKSFYFFKTIYNG; this comes from the coding sequence ATGAACTGGAAATGGGGCAGTCAGGAACTGCCTGAAGAAGGACTTTCAATCAATTCCAATGACCTGACTCTGCTGCGGATTAAACGAGTCAATGAGGAAATTCTCATAGCCCCCGGACCGGTTGACGATGATACGGTCTTTTCCCGGTTCATTGCCGGCAGAGAAGCTAAGATAGTCCTTTATCCCGCTCTCCCCGAGCTCCCTATCGTTATTAAACCCCAGATGCCGCTTTCAATACTCCCGGGACTTACTTTTCATTGCTTTGTCGAGGTCCCTCTTGTTTTTTCCATCTCGAACGTCAAGGGTAAGAAACAGGAGCTCCTCACTGAGGTCTCCGTTCACAATCTTTCCAGAAGCTGGTTCGGCGACCCCTGGAACGGAGAGGTTTCATACTGCCTCGAAAGCCCTCTTAATACGGATATTGAAAAATACGATCAGACCGAGACTTCGATTTATTGTCCAGTACATATCGTAAATAGATCCAGTCAGATACTGGCGCTGGACCGCATGCTTCTCCGTGTTCCCTATCTCTCGGTATATCAGGGCAGGAAGAGACTGTATTCAAACGGCACAAAGATTTCTTTCCGGGGACAGGATCAGATAAGCCAGGTGACATTTTATAAAGGACCGCCTGAACTGGAGGGTTCTTTGAAACAGATTACACCTCCCCGGCAGACTGACGAATCCGGTCTTTTGACAAAAAGCTTCTATTTTTTCAAAACAATCTACAACGGATAA
- a CDS encoding mechanosensitive ion channel domain-containing protein gives MFKDLAFEKLLQNIDPAQILKVLIIIVSGFLLVRFIRFIVRKIFEKNLNPQSRMLVAKFINWTGFIIVTLIVLSELGIELTALLGAAGILGLALGVASQKSLGNIISGLFLVAEKSFEIGDIIRVGDKTGVVHSIETLAIMLKTFDNLLIRIPNETLISAEMTNITRFPIRRQDFNISISYKDDIKTAMDILKKASEENPLCLDEPKPLILVKDFEDSGISLLLGVWFEKSNYLDVKNSMAMDIKRRFDEAGITIPYPHLTLYYGDKESKPLSSSEIDDHDQ, from the coding sequence GTGTTCAAAGATTTAGCTTTCGAGAAATTACTTCAGAATATCGATCCCGCGCAGATTCTCAAGGTACTGATAATTATCGTCTCCGGTTTCCTTCTGGTGCGGTTCATCCGATTTATAGTGAGAAAGATCTTTGAGAAGAACCTCAATCCCCAGTCCCGCATGCTCGTGGCCAAGTTTATAAACTGGACAGGTTTTATTATAGTAACCCTCATCGTACTTTCCGAACTGGGAATCGAGCTGACGGCCCTTCTGGGAGCGGCGGGTATCCTGGGTCTGGCTTTAGGTGTCGCATCCCAGAAGAGTTTAGGCAATATAATCAGCGGTCTGTTTCTGGTAGCCGAGAAGAGCTTTGAAATCGGAGATATCATCAGGGTCGGCGATAAAACCGGCGTGGTTCACTCCATAGAAACTCTTGCCATAATGCTGAAAACTTTTGACAATCTTCTGATCCGGATTCCCAATGAAACGCTCATAAGCGCGGAGATGACAAATATCACCCGGTTTCCCATCAGAAGGCAGGATTTCAATATTTCCATATCTTATAAAGATGATATTAAAACAGCTATGGATATACTCAAGAAGGCTTCAGAGGAAAACCCTTTATGTCTCGATGAGCCGAAACCGCTTATTCTGGTTAAGGATTTTGAGGATTCGGGCATATCTCTTTTACTCGGAGTCTGGTTTGAAAAGAGCAACTATCTCGATGTGAAAAACTCCATGGCAATGGACATTAAACGGAGATTTGATGAAGCGGGAATTACCATACCTTATCCCCATCTGACACTTTATTACGGAGATAAGGAATCAAAGCCACTTTCTTCTTCTGAAATAGATGACCATGATCAGTGA
- the corA gene encoding magnesium/cobalt transporter CorA: MHKSLARFSRKAGNPPGMLEQSEHHTAKAEIEVFLYDDGKFEERILAGEDLSGFKTPENMVCWINITGTEDSEFLAMLGEKFGLSKLSLEDIQNTGHRPKIDDFDRYLHTILKMITWDDETNSLQLEQISLIYTGNTLISIQERKGDVFENIRSRIRHHKGKIRNKQADYLFYVMIDSIVDNYFLMVDKIREEQEILEEKTLGSRSKQVFDRILVLKKEQILLRKSVWPLREILFSLQKGDFEQISDNSRKYFRDIYDHLLLIIDITDQLKDVLTGFQESIISSISYEMNSVMKVLTIISTIFIPLTFIAGIYGMNFRNMPELAWEYGYFAVLGIMLILSLIMVIYFRRRKWL; encoded by the coding sequence ATGCACAAATCCCTAGCCCGTTTCTCCCGAAAAGCCGGAAATCCTCCAGGAATGCTCGAACAGTCCGAGCACCATACCGCAAAAGCGGAAATAGAGGTCTTTCTTTACGATGACGGGAAATTTGAGGAACGAATACTGGCCGGAGAGGATCTTTCAGGTTTTAAAACTCCGGAAAACATGGTCTGCTGGATCAATATCACCGGAACCGAGGATTCGGAGTTTCTGGCCATGCTCGGTGAAAAATTCGGTTTGAGCAAACTCTCTCTCGAAGATATTCAGAATACAGGTCACAGACCGAAAATTGATGATTTTGACCGTTACCTCCATACCATTCTGAAAATGATCACATGGGATGATGAAACGAACTCCCTCCAGCTTGAACAAATCAGCCTAATCTATACGGGTAATACATTAATTTCCATTCAGGAGAGAAAGGGTGATGTCTTCGAAAATATCCGAAGCAGAATTAGACATCACAAGGGGAAGATTCGAAACAAACAGGCAGACTATCTGTTTTATGTCATGATCGACTCTATCGTGGACAACTACTTCCTTATGGTGGATAAGATAAGAGAAGAGCAGGAAATTCTCGAAGAGAAAACGCTTGGCAGCCGCAGCAAACAAGTATTCGACCGGATACTTGTTCTCAAAAAAGAGCAGATACTTCTGAGAAAATCGGTCTGGCCTCTGAGAGAAATTCTCTTCTCCCTTCAGAAGGGAGATTTTGAACAGATCAGCGATAATTCAAGGAAATATTTCCGGGACATTTATGATCACCTGCTGCTTATAATCGATATTACAGATCAGCTTAAGGATGTACTGACAGGTTTCCAGGAATCGATTATATCTTCCATCAGTTACGAAATGAACAGCGTTATGAAAGTTTTGACTATCATTTCCACGATTTTCATACCTCTTACATTCATAGCAGGGATCTACGGTATGAATTTCCGGAACATGCCGGAACTGGCCTGGGAATACGGTTATTTTGCCGTTCTGGGTATAATGCTGATTCTCTCACTGATCATGGTCATCTATTTCAGAAGAAGAAAGTGGCTTTGA
- the dinB gene encoding DNA polymerase IV encodes MKKIIHIDMDAFFASVEQRNHPEYRGKPVVVGGRPDSRGVVSTCSYEARVYGIHSAMPSAQAYKLCPHAIFVCDHNFSDYKEVSRQVRDIFYEYTDLVEPLSLDEAYLDVTQNKADNPSATLIAQEIRAKIKDRTDLTASAGVSYNKFIAKVASDFRKPDGITVVTPDEAQDFISRLPIRKFWGVGKVTEKRMKELGIETGADLQKFELYELIELFGKSGPYFYNAARGIDNRQVEPDHIRKSIGRETTLKRDITDLEEIYRILKEIADDIEQTMTGYKAKAQTATLKVKYHDFQSVTRSVTSDQPFFRSQEIMNRIWSLVSKTDAGKKPLRLLGISLSALSGKDFGEYDPQLHLPFEETLDKFF; translated from the coding sequence ATGAAAAAGATTATTCACATAGATATGGATGCGTTCTTTGCCTCGGTGGAACAGAGGAACCACCCGGAATACAGAGGAAAACCGGTGGTCGTCGGAGGAAGACCCGACAGCCGGGGCGTCGTATCCACCTGTTCCTATGAAGCGAGAGTGTACGGTATACATTCGGCCATGCCCTCCGCTCAGGCTTACAAACTGTGTCCCCATGCTATTTTTGTCTGTGATCATAATTTTTCAGACTATAAGGAAGTAAGCCGTCAGGTAAGGGACATATTTTATGAATATACAGATCTGGTCGAACCCCTTTCTCTCGATGAAGCCTACCTCGATGTTACGCAAAATAAAGCGGATAATCCTTCGGCGACCCTCATAGCTCAGGAAATAAGAGCGAAGATAAAGGACCGGACAGACCTGACAGCTTCTGCGGGCGTATCCTATAACAAATTCATAGCCAAAGTGGCTTCCGATTTCAGAAAACCGGACGGAATTACCGTCGTCACACCCGATGAAGCACAGGATTTTATTTCCCGGTTGCCCATCAGAAAATTCTGGGGTGTGGGAAAAGTGACGGAAAAAAGAATGAAGGAACTAGGGATTGAGACCGGTGCCGATCTCCAGAAATTTGAACTCTATGAACTGATTGAACTTTTCGGAAAGTCCGGTCCCTACTTTTACAACGCCGCACGGGGCATCGACAACAGACAGGTGGAGCCTGACCATATTCGCAAATCCATAGGCCGTGAAACCACATTGAAGAGAGACATTACGGATCTGGAGGAAATATACCGGATACTGAAGGAAATTGCCGATGATATCGAGCAGACTATGACCGGTTACAAAGCGAAAGCCCAGACGGCGACTTTAAAAGTGAAATATCACGATTTTCAAAGTGTTACCCGTTCTGTCACTTCAGATCAGCCTTTTTTCCGCTCACAGGAGATTATGAACCGGATCTGGTCCCTGGTATCCAAAACGGATGCGGGGAAAAAACCACTTCGCCTGCTCGGCATATCGCTGTCGGCTCTATCGGGAAAGGATTTCGGAGAATACGACCCGCAACTGCATCTCCCTTTTGAAGAAACCCTGGATAAATTCTTTTAA
- a CDS encoding immune inhibitor A domain-containing protein, whose product MNFKKLAIILLSLVFAAACSMNGLGEQDALSRSAAQESEVMRYGDVLDLGTTLRHLESDEIYRAQLDARIRELAEENNFDEETGDGESGDGTFTFDGGTKDFLGYDDMYGYYFKSFTLRAIGETCEIWVADDLSFDDDRDAQVVTQEQADRLRDEIDGNIYLKDTEFFGTPDSHYGDLSQLEAWGYVPEGYYTPDDGQERLIVLADNIRDESFYDPDYPFFIAGFYSSTYEAYFDRNIINLDTNNWEERLESTFFGTTAHELQHLIHDDNDPAEETWLNEGMSDFAEYLCGYGHPEGHVNFFLDHPENSLVDWDDHYDAETGPETLADYGQAYLLQLYLYEQFGRDFTQTLATSPVTGFEGVDKALADFGAGIDFEEVFRRFSVAVAIDTDTVDEGIYNFETIDLAINFESALEYDKDGVPAWGGDYKTFTIPTNKIHDIAYDGIEVFPTPWQIVTDPLSGEGNVLWGNEGHEIANGMVLTADLTGVASATLSFDNYIQIEEQWDFGMVQVSTDNGQTWESLANEHTRDDLVDEGYPAIRDNLPGFTGYYDSWTEESFDLTPYAGQVILINFMYMTDWGYNDPGWYIDNIEIPEIDYYNSGDSLNEFMSYDEAIGNKVKYGVMLINKKKSYGRGHNRNEYEVFSVESFSLSDKNLEEIKGMFSAGELSAIVWYASEKGSKGVVPYEYDVVTKREFAQAQKKNRKR is encoded by the coding sequence ATGAATTTCAAAAAGTTAGCCATCATTCTTCTTTCCCTTGTTTTTGCTGCTGCCTGTAGCATGAACGGATTGGGAGAACAGGACGCTCTGTCGAGGAGCGCGGCACAGGAAAGCGAAGTCATGCGCTACGGCGATGTGCTGGACCTGGGTACGACTCTCCGGCATCTGGAAAGCGATGAAATCTACAGAGCTCAACTGGATGCGAGAATCAGAGAACTGGCTGAAGAAAACAATTTCGATGAAGAAACAGGCGACGGCGAAAGCGGAGACGGAACGTTCACCTTCGACGGCGGAACCAAAGACTTTCTCGGCTATGATGACATGTATGGTTACTATTTTAAATCATTCACTCTCAGAGCCATCGGCGAGACCTGTGAAATCTGGGTAGCCGACGATCTATCCTTCGATGATGACAGGGACGCCCAGGTGGTCACGCAGGAACAGGCCGACAGGCTGAGGGACGAAATAGACGGGAATATTTATCTGAAAGACACGGAGTTTTTCGGAACACCGGATTCCCACTACGGAGATCTTTCCCAGCTGGAAGCATGGGGTTACGTACCGGAAGGTTATTACACGCCCGATGACGGACAGGAAAGGTTGATCGTTCTTGCCGACAATATCCGCGACGAATCCTTCTACGATCCCGATTATCCCTTCTTCATTGCCGGATTCTATTCCTCCACATACGAAGCCTATTTTGATAGAAATATTATCAATCTGGACACGAACAACTGGGAAGAGCGGCTGGAAAGCACATTTTTCGGCACGACAGCCCACGAATTACAGCACTTGATCCACGACGATAATGACCCGGCCGAGGAAACATGGCTGAACGAAGGCATGTCAGACTTCGCCGAATATCTCTGCGGTTACGGACACCCCGAAGGGCATGTGAACTTTTTCCTCGATCATCCCGAAAACTCCCTCGTAGACTGGGACGATCATTACGATGCCGAAACCGGTCCGGAAACGCTGGCCGATTACGGTCAGGCTTATCTCCTTCAGCTCTACCTTTACGAGCAGTTCGGACGGGACTTCACCCAGACTCTGGCAACCAGCCCCGTTACAGGATTCGAAGGAGTCGACAAGGCACTGGCTGATTTCGGAGCGGGAATTGATTTTGAAGAGGTATTCAGAAGATTTTCCGTTGCTGTAGCCATCGATACGGATACGGTTGATGAGGGAATCTACAATTTCGAGACAATCGACCTCGCAATCAATTTCGAATCGGCTCTGGAATATGATAAAGACGGCGTTCCCGCCTGGGGCGGAGACTACAAAACCTTCACTATTCCCACAAACAAAATCCACGATATCGCCTATGACGGCATTGAAGTCTTCCCCACTCCCTGGCAGATAGTCACGGATCCTCTTTCCGGCGAAGGGAATGTGCTCTGGGGCAACGAAGGACACGAAATCGCCAACGGAATGGTCCTCACAGCTGACCTGACAGGTGTTGCCTCCGCGACCTTATCCTTTGACAACTACATTCAGATCGAGGAGCAATGGGACTTCGGTATGGTTCAGGTTTCTACCGACAACGGTCAGACCTGGGAAAGCCTGGCCAATGAACATACGAGAGATGATCTGGTCGACGAAGGTTATCCGGCCATCAGGGACAATCTTCCGGGATTCACCGGTTACTATGACAGCTGGACTGAAGAATCTTTTGATCTGACTCCCTATGCAGGACAGGTCATTCTGATCAATTTCATGTATATGACCGACTGGGGATACAATGATCCGGGCTGGTATATCGATAATATCGAAATTCCAGAAATTGATTATTACAACAGCGGAGACAGTCTGAATGAGTTCATGAGCTACGATGAAGCCATAGGAAACAAGGTAAAATACGGCGTTATGCTGATTAACAAGAAGAAATCCTACGGCAGAGGACATAACCGGAATGAATATGAAGTCTTTTCAGTAGAGAGTTTCTCGCTTTCCGATAAAAACCTGGAAGAGATTAAAGGGATGTTTTCCGCAGGGGAGCTTTCTGCCATAGTCTGGTATGCCAGTGAAAAGGGCAGCAAAGGCGTGGTCCCCTACGAGTATGACGTAGTGACAAAGAGAGAATTCGCCCAGGCGCAGAAAAAAAACAGAAAAAGATAA
- the nfo gene encoding deoxyribonuclease IV → MKYIGAHVSAAGGVENAPLNAMKIGATGFALFTKNQKQWVAKDLSEENIGKFRENMEKGGFSPDAVLPHDSYLINLGHPEEEKREKSLNAFIDEIKRVEQLGLKYLNFHPGSHLKQISEEECLSHIAASLNRAIVASQNTILVIETTAGQGSNLGWRFEQIGSIIDQVENKSRVAVCIDTCHIFAAGYDIRTREGYDRVMADFDSAIGLDYLKAFHLNDAKSGFGSHVDRHHSLGQGNIGWEAFRFIMEDPRNDGIPMILETIEPEIWADEIGKLKELAGY, encoded by the coding sequence ATGAAATATATCGGTGCCCATGTCAGCGCTGCCGGGGGAGTGGAAAACGCTCCACTCAATGCCATGAAAATCGGAGCGACTGGTTTCGCCCTTTTTACGAAAAACCAGAAACAGTGGGTCGCTAAAGACCTGAGCGAAGAGAATATCGGGAAATTCCGGGAGAATATGGAAAAGGGAGGTTTTTCTCCTGATGCGGTTCTCCCCCATGACAGTTACCTCATCAACCTCGGTCATCCGGAGGAGGAAAAGCGGGAAAAATCGCTCAATGCGTTCATAGATGAAATTAAGAGGGTTGAACAGCTCGGGCTCAAGTACCTGAATTTTCATCCCGGGAGCCATCTCAAGCAGATTTCGGAAGAAGAATGCCTCTCCCATATAGCGGCATCGCTTAACAGGGCGATTGTCGCTTCGCAAAACACTATTCTGGTCATAGAAACCACGGCGGGACAGGGCAGCAATCTGGGATGGCGATTTGAACAGATCGGATCCATAATCGATCAGGTGGAGAATAAAAGCCGCGTTGCCGTCTGCATCGACACCTGCCACATTTTCGCTGCCGGATATGATATCAGAACAAGAGAGGGATACGATCGGGTCATGGCTGATTTTGATTCAGCGATAGGTCTGGATTACCTGAAAGCCTTTCATCTGAACGATGCCAAATCGGGATTCGGCAGTCATGTGGACAGACATCACAGCCTCGGGCAGGGAAATATCGGCTGGGAGGCCTTCCGCTTCATTATGGAGGACCCCCGCAACGACGGCATACCGATGATTCTCGAAACAATCGAGCCTGAAATCTGGGCTGATGAAATCGGCAAGTTAAAAGAACTGGCCGGTTATTAA